tgtagaggagaagagaggactggccgtactgagtgagttaatctaagtacacagaaacacatatgGAAAGTATAATTATGTACGCATCCACTATTGGAAATGAACTTTAAAAGGAAAGTAGGTGGTGAGGTGAGTGGAAGGTAGGAGGTTGGTTGGGAGtgcggatggggaggggggttatgggtggggggcgggggagcgggtgggggaagggtgagcgcgggggggagggggggcgatttgggggtgtggagggggggttggaagaTGGAGGCAAAGCTGAGGGGAATGggcgatgggggtgggagtgcgaGCAGGAATTTTGGAGCAACAGCAGAGACCGTTTTGAAAAGGGAGACTCGTCAAGCAGGCGAAGACGAAAAAGATTATGACGTAAATCTGACCGTCTACTTGATGTCACACACTGGCTGCATCTCCTGTTAAAGAAAACAACCCAAAAGAACAACAGTTAAAGGGGACACGAATTGGAAATGACATGTACTCCGTGAAatgttcgtttctctctttcaGCGTGTAAGCTTTGATTCCAAGCTGTGAAAAATAAAGTTCATTTCCCTTGAGATGAGACACGACAGCACAGGCCTAAATATCGTTTCGTTTCCTCCCTGAATTTACTGCCACTCAGCAGATAGAGATAGAAGTTGGATGCACAGGAAGTTATCCACAACATGTTAGCGACAGTCTTCACCAGTTTTATCACGGCACCGAACTCATTATCGGAAATGTTGATGAAGTTCATCTGGGCACAGACGCCATACGTACATATCGGAAGCGTCAACACTAAGAAGGCTGCTGACGTCAAAATCAGCGTCACCGTCATGGAATGCACTTTGTCCGTTCCTGACGTTGTCTTCTGATCAGTATTTCCTCTCATGTGTTTAGAAAGCTGTTTAGATCTGATCACTTGCCAAACGAGGATGGAGTTCCCGACGGAAAGGGAAAGAAACGGAATCATTGAAAAACTAATGAGGTCCTGCCATTCGTACGCTTCTAAAATGTGCACGTACTTCGCGTGATACTGACACTGCCCGTACTCAGGCCAGTAAACGTAAGTGAAGAGAAACTGTACGTTCAGCGCAcaagcgatgacgatgatggcagcCACGATGATCTTCCCTCTTCCCACAGTGCACAGAAGCCCCACACGGTGTGGCACTATCACTGACAGCACTCGCTGATACGTCATCGCCACCAGAAACCACGCAGAAGTTATACCGCTGGCGTTCCACACAAACTTTGGAAGCGAGCACAAAAGATCGTAGCGGAAGAAGTATGGCGGCCAAGAAAAGGTCTTGTTCACCCACAGAAACAGCACAGAGGTGGTCAGTTGACACTGGTCAGACACggccagtgcagtgaagtacacggacagacaggcagtggaCTGTGAAGACCGCATGCctcgcatcaccaccaccgtcatcacgtTGCCGAAGGTTCCGAAGACCAGAAGTGCAGGTGGTACAATGTACCAGATCAGTGTTCTCACAGCAGTGAGAATTGTTGCTAGACTAGAAACATCATTGGTCATGTCCTCTGTGGATGACCGTGTCATGTCGTTTACCGTATGCCCAGTTGATATATCCAGAAATGTAGTCTCTATTGAGGTAGCCATTTTAAAACCCTCAATTTTTTCAAACTGTTTAAACTATCCTGATTTTCGCGTAATGTTCACATAGAACGAAAGATCCGAAAGGAACGTCACATCTCTGAAATACACTGATACCAATAACTGATTCACAAGCAGTTGTGTAGGTGAGGTGTTTGCTTAAACGAATTCCGTGGATCCTGAAAAAAGAACATGTGATGATTCATGCAAAATATCGATATATTATAAAGTTTCAGCTGTTGGTCTTGGCAGCGAATATTGCTGCAGTATTGAGATGCTCATGCATTTTATATGATAGATCACTGacgcctccctccccactctctctcaatatatatattatattatttgatattaatatatatatatatatatatatatatatatctatctatctatctatctatctatatatatatatacatatatgtatatatattattcaatattgatttatacatatatatgtatatatatatatatatatatatatatatatatatatatatatatatacataaggtatatacaaaagtgtgtgtgcgtgtgcgtgtgtgcatgtgtgtgtgcatgtgtatgtgtgtgtgagcaagcaaacagagagaatgagagccaATTTTCGAGAACGATTtgcttccggttttttttttttttttttttttttaattgcattccattttcagtttgttttgggttgttttttttatatccagcACTCGGCTGTACATGGTCTGAAGTACTTAAACAGTACACCAGAAAAAACCAGGAGACAGTTTTCAgtcaagaatgagagagagagagacccgacaagaaacagagagaaaagaaggttTACGTTTGAACCAAGTGTGGTGCATGGGtgtacagagactgagaaagcCAACTGATTTGTCACCACCAGTCTTGTAAAGAAGCTCCTCTGGGACTTGCAGCTGATCACGAGCTACTGCCATCTGTCACAGAGTGGAAGGAAGTATTGGAATGCTTTCCCTGGCCTGTTCAGACAGCGGGTTGCTGACTGACGAGAGCTGAGATCCTTagcagatttgaaaaaaaaacagccccccaaaacacacaaaaaaaccacccaaaggctgtttcaataataataataacaagagaggcaaggccttcaagactcacttgtgataaattaagtcccctagcattaattacagagtaatttcccttttttactatctgcaacaaaacgtttgcaaaataaataaaaattccatgcttagcaaaagaagatcctgtttgaacaaaaaatgataataatgactgctcttgctgttgtgtcagaataagaggtcaaagtgccaagtttagagaatacaaaaaaatatatatataacagtaaatgcagtttgcatataattaggcttttttaattgttttttttgtttgtttgtgcccatcccagagggcaatattgttttaaacaagatgattggaaagaactgaatttttcctattcttatgcctaatttggtgtcacctgacagagaaaatggcaatgttaaagtttaccacggacacacagacacacagacacacggacacacacatacacacagacaaccgaacaccgggttaaaacatagactcactttgtttacacaagtgagtcaaaaaagaaaagcatttctAACTCGTAGAGAATTGTGCCCATGTtacaaagagaataataataataataatggtacttatatagcgctaaatcttgtgcataaacaaatcaaagcgctttcgcaccagtcattctcacgcaagcataactctaaaactgaaaaaaacaactaaaaagacaaggaagaggcagggaagggaggctattttgggaagaggtgggttttaaggccagacttgaaagaactgagtgtggagacttgacgaagcgaaagaggaagttaattccaattgcaaggtccagagacagagaaagaacggtggccaacagtcgagagtttgaatctgggtatgtgtaagtggagtggatccgaagctgatcgcagtgagcgagatggagtgtagaggtgaaggcagccacagagataagaCGAAGGAGGAACTGAGGAACTGTGTTCTGATTCTAGTCAACGAGTCAAGCCAACGATTTTGCAAGATAACTTGTTATTTGTTTAGACACATTCTGGACATATCCTCTGGGATTGTTTCTTCGTTCAGATGGGTAacgtagaattttttttaatgttattgtggttggattctttttttcttttttttcttttttgccggggggggggggggggggaggggatttgaATATTTTATGATGATTATTTTATCGATTGCTACCTCATCTCTCATTTATGCTTTATTTTCTATGAATACCATGAAAAAAAAGTCCCCCATATCTTCAGCAGAAGCTATGCAGAAAGCATTTAACATTAATACCTGCATTGAGTACCTACACTTATTTTTATGCTCGAAAAAATGTgagatgtaaaaagaaaagaaattactaCAGAAAGTAATAATCTCAAAACACAGCGACTAGAGAGCAGTCTGTTGTCCTTTCTTCAAGTGATACGCTTATACACGTGAACTATATGCCGCCTATGAACTGCTGTGAAATTCGGCTCAAACTGTCTTCGGACTGAcatatataacaaaaaacaacaacaaagaaacaacaacaacaacaacaacaaaaacaaccaagtattccaaaacaaaaaaattctgaCATGTTCGATTTGTCTGTGGCAACGCTGTAAGCAGGATAACAACtgtataatagagagagagtttacacGTGCTTCTAGCATGCGCATTTTCCATTGACTGCAGACTTGAGAAAAACCCTGACTGACACCGTTGCTGAACGCCTAGAACTGGCAGACTAAGAGTGACGGCATCAGGCACAGACAGTGTTCGAAGAACCCGTTGAAGGtgacacacgtttttttttttcttcacagtcagacagacgggacagacagacaaacagacatgcaggcaggcagacagataaacagacagagaaaaacaggcaggcatgcaaacaaaaagacagacaaataggcaacctaacagacaaaaagacaggcaggcaggaaggacaAACAGGCAGAACGACAAaaagggaggcaggcaggcagacagacagacagacaggcaggtagacagacaaacagacaggcaggtagacagacagacaaacaggcaggcaaacagacaaataggcagccagggagacagacagacagacaaacaggcagaagacaggcaggcagaaagacaggcaggcagacagacaaatagacaaatagtctgaaagacagacaggcagacagacaaacagacaggcagcacGGTGTTCAGCTccctgttcagtttcagtttcagaatgtgCGGACTGTTCCATATACGCATGCACTACATCCATTGTAACCCCCTAAAAAGtaaagtgaaaagaagaagaaaaaaaaaacctggtggTCAGCAGATGCCGGACCTTAGCACACCAGGCCTTGATACCGTGCCCtgtccacacacatgcaaagagtcTGGCCTGTACACAGTGGACGCGAAACTGAGCGGTCATGTCACCAGGTGGTTTGGGTGAAGCTGGACAGGAGTAACCCTTTGTCCCGCACCATCCAAAACACCTGTTCCAGCAGGACAACGACATCCAAAACACCTGCATCATCATCCAAAACGCCTGTTCCAACACACCAGCACCATCCAACACACCTGTTCCAACACACCAGCACCATCCAAAACACCTGTTCCAACACACCCGCACCATCCAACACACCTGTTCCAACACACCAGCACCATCTAAAACACCTGTTCCAACACACCAGGACAATCTGAAACGCCTGTTCCAACACACAGCACCATCCAAGACACCAGTTCTAACACACCAGCACAATCCAAAACACCTGTTTCAACACACCAGCGCCATCCAAAACACCTGTTCCAACACACCCGCACCATCCAACACACCTGTTCCAACACACCAGCACCATCTAAAACACCTGTTCCAACACACCAGGACAATCTGAAACGCCTGTTCCAACACACAGCACCATCCAAGACACCAGTTCCAACACACCAGCACAATCTGAGACGCCTGTTCCAACACACCAGCGCCATCCAAAACACCTGTTCTAACACACCAGCACAATCCAACACACCTGTTCCAACACACCAGCACCATCTAAAACACCTGTTCCAACACACCAGTACAATCTGAAACGCCTGTTCCAACACACCAGCGCCATCCAAAACACCTGTTCTAACACACCAGCACAATCCAACACACCTGTTCCAACACACCAGCACAATCTAGAACACCTGTTCCAACACACCAGCGCCATCCAAAACACCTGTTCCAACACACCCGCATCATCCAAAACACCTGTTCAAACAGGACAACCGACAACCCCATCTTCTATCATGGAATAATGGATGTTGAGGCCAATGAATGgctaggagaaaaaaaagagggggggggggggttatacatgtactgatgtagcCAACAAGTCGTATTCGCGAGACTGCGTGACAGCTGGAGCTGTTGTCCAAAAAcgcataagaaaaaacaaaaaacaaaaacgaaggcgGATACAAAGAGGCAGAACAATGAAAGCAGTCAAACCCTCTGAGGTGTGCGCTCTTTCTGCTGTTTTGGTCTGGCGGTATCGAAATATGAAAAACGCCCTTCTCTTTCATCATATAGATTTCAtgcttccttttcctcttcttcttcttcttcttcttcttcttctttcgtggggtgcgactcccacattcactctttTTCACGAGTGagctttcatgtgtatgaccgcttttacccctgGCGTTCAGGTAATCATTGTCCACTTTTGGAGGGCAAAGGATTCCCTAGTTAAGTTGAATGAATAAGTCTCTGAAAACACATTTTTGCTCGTTCTGCCTGCCATCTTATCAACTGATGGGCGTCTTGGGTAGgtgatatatttgtgtgtgtgtgtgtgtgtgtgtgtgtgtgtgtgtgtgtgtgtgtgtgtgtgtgtgtgtgtgtgtgtgtgtgtgtgtgtgtgtgtgcgtgtgtgtttgcttgcgtcaTTTGTATGCACGCGCTTGTTTTGAGTATAGTATGTCGTAAATGAATGCATATTCATATAGTCTGTGCATAACTTTTTGTGAACGTCACAGGCTCCGTATCTTGGAGGCGTGAACACCACTTTACTTTATCATCATGGTTATTAGCATTATTGTTATTTAGGCTCAACGATCGgtttatatcagagattgacacaAGACTACAGTtgggccgacagcaaagtgagagctgtatgatgaatGATTAAACAGCAATAAAGAGTGGTAGCCCTCTttatttacaaggtacacaatttcaagctgctcacgctaccgattcatccagcacacaggtaaataaaatgtaacattggaacaaacccagacacttcctcaaagaaggtagctccgggcttgtccttataccgatcatttgacgtgtacacacacagcagcaatgacaaattagtgatcaatggtttctccacgaattctttttacagcttagtctttttgtcaAAGACAGTGATTCTCAAACTGAGCAagaatgcactggctctttgGGGTTAACTGGGTTTGGGGAACTATCCCAATGCCAGTTTGTCCTAAAGACCACACGGTCGAgacagcggggatgtaacttgggaaagaatAATTATGTACACCGAAATCAGTTTACAGCTCAGATAATCGGGATTGCAGGCCTCCACTACTGATTTAATGGTCACATTGGACATGACCATCATAGATCATAGTAacgtgttattactattattattactgaaaCACCCACACAATTTCAAACCACAGCCATCACTTTTCTGAAAAACTTCAAGGCTCGAGAAAAATGTCACTGTATACCGCGGTGATTTGTTTAATTATCCGCCACTTGTTCCCGAGAAATCCTCTTTTAAAGAATCGAagatgttctctctgtgtgtgtgtgtgtgtgtgtgtgtgtgtgtgtgtgtgtgtgtgtgtgtgtgtggtgtgtgtgtgtgtgtgtgtgtgtgtgtgtgtgtgtgtgtgtgtgtgtggtgtgtgtgtgtgtgtgtgcgcgcgcgtgcgcgagagCGTGcgttgtgttcgcgcgcgtgagCGTGAGTGAGTGACTTAACAAAAGGTAATATCCGCACGTGGAGATTGTGGATTATTCATGCTCCTCCTTATAAGAATTCCCCCCTAATACCCATCCTTTACTATTTTTTGTTCCGccatcccctgcccctcccctatgccctgccccccctcccctccccccaccccctagcccccaaaGAATAAACGAGAATCGATTTTAGCAAATACATTTTGTAATGACGGGACAGCCAATTACTCACACCCTTCACCTGTgtgcctcctcctctctctctctaagcccacTGTTCCCAGGTAAATCATGTATCAACTTTTGCTTCCATGGGATGCGATGGGGCGAATAATTGGAACGAATTAATTAGCTGTTTGTATCGATTCGAAGTGGTACCAGTAGTAGGTTGTATTAAAAATAGACTCGACGGCTGATTATAATATGcatgtgcaagtgcatgtgtggATGTACGTATCCGTGAGCGCgagcgtgtgtatatgtttatgcgtgcatgtgatttcgtgtgcgtgtgtacgcgtgcgtgtgtctgtgtatgaatgcGGGttcgtttacatgtgtgtgtgtgtgtgtgtgtgtgtgtgtgtggtgtggtgcgtgtgtgtgtgtgtgtgtgtgtgtgtgtggtggtggtggtggtggtggtgtctgtgtgtgtgtgcatgtgtgtgtgtgtgtgtgtgtgtgtgtgtgtgtgtgtgtgtgtgtgtgtgtgtgtgtgtgtgtgtgtgtgtgtgtgtgtgtgtgtgagtctatgcGTGCGTCTCtccctgcatgtatgtgtgtgtgtgtgtctgtgtctgtgtgtctgtctgtttctctgtgtatgtatgtgtatgtgtgtgttcgtgtgtgtgtgtgtgtgtgtgtgtgtgtgtgtgtgtgtgtgtccgtgtgcgtgtgagtgtttgagtttgtgtgtgtgtgtgtgtgcgcacgcgcgcgcgcatacgtatGTAATTTAGTACACACGTGTAAGAGCGtgaatgtttatatttttttgtgtcaGTAGGTGTGTGGGctgtagtgggtgtgggtgggtgcgtgcgcgcttCCGCGTGAGCACACCCACatatgtgcttgcatgcatgtgtgtgtgtgtgtgtgtgtgtgtgtgtgtatttgtgtggcgGTGGGGAACGAGGGGTTATGTTCGCGCGCGCATACGCGCGTCCATTAGTGTATACGTGccggagcgtgagagagagagagagacagacagacagacagagtgtgtgtgtgcgtaagtgattgcgtgtgtttatgtgtgggcgTGTACGTGTGGGGGATCTGGGTGTGGAGGCGCCTTGCCTTCCTGACGCTTGCTTGTCTGCGTGCGCTAGTGGccggacacacgcgcacacttgcacacgattgtgtgtgtctgtgcaaggcGTGTGTGCCTGTTATGTGCACGCGCGCTCTTTCATGCCTTCGTGCGCACGCCAGGTGACATGACTCCACTGTCAACGTACAATTCTGTTAGAGTTTTTAGGTGTGTAGATGTTAAATGTGACTAAACTGCCGATGCACGTTTTGTGGTAGGAGGTATGATTGTGTGAGTGAATCAgtgagtgtgcgtacgtgtgtgtgtggagtggtggtggtggtggtgggtggtgtgtgtgtgtgtgtgtgtgtgtgtgtgtgtgtgtgtgtgtgtgtgtgtgtgtgtgtgtgatgcgcgctCGCATTGTTGTGGTTGCTTGGTCGCTTGTATGTGTactattcattcgtttatcagtCGTTGTTGCGGTTGCTTGTATGTGTACTATTGActtctcatttgtttgtttatctctccATTTATTCATCATCGGTACTAATACTTTTACGGACGCGGACTGTGAATCATTTCACTGAGCAATACTGATTTACTTAGTTAATTAATCCTCTTCGCTCTTACTGGAACATTCATAAAGTGTGCCATAACAAATATTTTTCACAGTCATTTCGGTCTTGAGCGAGACAGCTGATTTCGTTCCAGGTATTTGCTGTTTTCATTTCCTCTTCCTgcagttcttctccaggtgcccaatggtctgcctctctttcttctccatgcacccagtggtctgcctctctttcttctccatgcaCCCAGTGGtctgcccctctttcttctccatgcacccagtggtctgcctctctttcttctccatgtggtctgcctctctttcttctccatgtggtctgcctctctttcttctcaatgtggtctgcctctctttcttctctatgtGCCCAatggtctgcctctctctttcttctccatgtgctcaatggtctgtctctctttcttgtggtcttcctctctttcttctcaatgTGCCCAATggactgcctctctttcttctccacgtGTCCaatggtctgcctctctttcttctccaggtggtctgcctctctttcttctccatgtggtctgcctctctttcttctccatgtgcccagtggctgcctctcttctccatgtgcccagtagtttgcctctctttcttctccatgtgtccAGTGGctgactctctttcttttccctggtGGTGCCCATCTGAGggcaacatttgtatttgtatttgtatttctttttatcacaacagatttctctgtgtgaaattcgggatgctctccccagggagagcgtgtcgctacactacagcgccacccattttttgtgtatattttcctgcgtgcagttttatttgtttttcctatcgaagtggatttttcttcagaattttgccaggaacaacccttttgttgccgcggattcttttacatgcgctaagtgcatgctgcacacgggacctctgtttatcgtctc
The DNA window shown above is from Babylonia areolata isolate BAREFJ2019XMU chromosome 29, ASM4173473v1, whole genome shotgun sequence and carries:
- the LOC143275002 gene encoding FMRFamide receptor-like; the protein is MATSIETTFLDISTGHTVNDMTRSSTEDMTNDVSSLATILTAVRTLIWYIVPPALLVFGTFGNVMTVVVMRGMRSSQSTACLSVYFTALAVSDQCQLTTSVLFLWVNKTFSWPPYFFRYDLLCSLPKFVWNASGITSAWFLVAMTYQRVLSVIVPHRVGLLCTVGRGKIIVAAIIVIACALNVQFLFTYVYWPEYGQCQYHAKYVHILEAYEWQDLISFSMIPFLSLSVGNSILVWQVIRSKQLSKHMRGNTDQKTTSGTDKVHSMTVTLILTSAAFLVLTLPICTYGVCAQMNFINISDNEFGAVIKLVKTVANMLWITSCASNFYLYLLSGSKFREETKRYLGLCCRVSSQGK